Proteins encoded together in one Prunus dulcis chromosome 3, ALMONDv2, whole genome shotgun sequence window:
- the LOC117622487 gene encoding probable acyl-activating enzyme 5, peroxisomal, with amino-acid sequence MEDLKPSPPNSSPLTPLSFLERSATVYGDCPSLIYNDTTYTWTQTHRRCLRVASSISSLGIESRHVVSVLSPNTPAMYELHFAVPMSGAILNTINLRLDTRTISILLRHSESKLVFVDHQSRSLVLDAISLFPPDTPKPLLVLIADDADAPQRTPLDRFLCMYEDMIERGDQDFEWVPPTSEWDPMTLNYTSGTTSSPKGVVHCHRGVFIMAIDSLIDWGVHKQPVYLWTLPMFHANGWSYPYGIAALGGTNICLRKFDAQIIYAVIKRHRVTHMCGAPVVLNMLTNVPPGTEKLENPVQILTAGAPPPAAVLLRTESMGFVVSHGYGLTETAGLVVSCAWKGKWNLLPASERARLKARQGVRTVGLTRMDVVDPNSGRSVKRDGLSLGEVVLKGGSVMLGYLKDQSGTVKCMKGGWFYTGDVGVMHADGYLEIKDRSKDVIISGGENLSSVEVESVLYTHPAVNEAAVVAKPDEFWGETPCAFVSMKSDVSPKPTEKEMMEYCRGRLPHYMVPKTVVFKEELPKTSTGKIQKFVLREIAKEIGSSSSRVSRM; translated from the coding sequence ATGGAAGACCTGAAGCCCTCCCCTCCAAACTCATCTCCTCTTACTCCCCTCAGCTTTCTAGAAAGATCTGCCACCGTCTACGGTGACTGCCCCTCTCTTATTTACAACGATACCACCTACACATGGACGCAGACCCACCGTCGATGCCTCCGAGTCGCTTCCTCTATATCATCGCTCGGCATCGAGAGTCGCCACGTGGTGTCTGTTCTCTCTCCCAACACCCCCGCCATGTACGAGCTCCACTTCGCCGTCCCCATGTCCGGCGCTATCCTTAACACCATCAACCTTCGCCTCGACACCCGCACCATCTCCATACTCCTGCGCCACAGCGAATCAAAACTCGTCTTCGTCGACCACCAATCGCGATCCCTCGTCCTCGAcgccatctctctcttcccgcCTGACACCCCGAAACCTCTCCTCGTCCTCATTGCCGACGATGCTGACGCACCCCAACGCACACCGCTTGATCGTTTCCTCTGCATGTACGAGGACATGATCGAGAGAGGCGATCAGGACTTCGAGTGGGTTCCGCCGACCAGCGAGTGGGACCCGATGACCCTCAACTACACATCGGGCACCACGTCGTCGCCGAAGGGCGTGGTTCACTGCCACAGAGGCGTCTTCATCATGGCCATCGATTCCCTGATCGATTGGGGCGTTCACAAACAGCCGGTCTACTTGTGGACCCTACCCATGTTCCACGCCAACGGCTGGAGCTACCCGTACGGGATCGCGGCCCTTGGCGGAACCAACATATGCCTCCGCAAATTCGACGCCCAAATCATCTACGCCGTGATTAAACGACACCGTGTAACTCACATGTGCGGCGCACCCGTGGTGCTCAACATGCTCACAAACGTCCCTCCCGGAACCGAAAAGCTCGAGAACCCTGTTCAGATCTTGACAGCTGGAGCTCCGCCACCAGCAGCGGTTCTGCTCCGGACCGAATCGATGGGGTTCGTGGTGAGCCACGGGTACGGGTTGACCGAAACGGCGGGGCTAGTGGTGTCGTGCGCGTGGAAGGGGAAGTGGAATTTGTTGCCTGCGAGTGAAAGAGCGAGGCTAAAGGCGAGGCAAGGAGTGAGAACGGTTGGGCTGACTCGAATGGACGTGGTGGATCCGAACTCGGGGCGGAGTGTGAAACGCGACGGTTTGTCGCTTGGGGAGGTCGTTTTGAAAGGAGGGTCTGTGATGCTGGGGTATTTGAAGGACCAATCGGGGACGGTCAAGTGTATGAAAGGCGGATGGTTTTACACCGGTGACGTGGGGGTGATGCACGCCGATGGCTATTTGGAAATTAAGGACAGATCAAAGGACGTAATTATAAGCGGGGGCGAGAATCTGAGCAGCGTGGAGGTTGAGTCGGTGCTGTATACGCACCCGGCGGTGAACGAAGCTGCGGTGGTGGCGAAGCCTGACGAGTTTTGGGGGGAGACGCCGTGCGCGTTTGTGAGCATGAAGAGTGACGTAAGCCCTAAGCCGACGGAGAAGGAGATGATGGAGTATTGTAGGGGGAGGCTGCCGCACTACATGGTGCCCAAAACGGTGGTGTTTAAGGAGGAGCTGCCGAAGACGTCGACTGGGAAGATTCAGAAGTTTGTGCTCAGAGAGATTGCCAAGGAGATTGGGTCGTCCAGCAGCAGGGTGAGCAGGATGTAA
- the LOC117621846 gene encoding uncharacterized protein LOC117621846 has protein sequence MGVLSNKIQRDQLRPGDHIYSWRRAYLYAHHGIYVGEGKVIHFTRGAGQEIGTGTVLDRIIFSSSPSHSPDNPCPKCGDQSSLDGVMSSCIDCFLSGGDLYLFEYGVNAAFFIAKARGGTCTLAASDPQQDVLHRAFYLLQNGFGSYDIFKNNCEDFAIYCKTGLLVYTSISVGRSGQAASFLAAASAVISSPLRFLTTSFTGLGAVGCGMYCVSRLVSDIGIRRDVKKIPVERLTAPCGLDEAEFATEVVKTD, from the exons ATGGGGGTGCTCTCAAACAAGATCCAGAGGGATCAACTCAGACCTGGAGATCATATTTATTCCTGGAGGCGCGCCTACCTCTATGCCCATCACG GGATATATGTCGGTGAGGGAAAGGTTATCCACTTCACTCGGGGAGCTGGCCAGGAAATTGGCACAGGAACTGTGTTAGACCGCATCATTTTCAGCTCCTCCCCATCCCATTCCCCGGACAATCCCTGCCCAAAATGCGGTGATCAATCAAGTCTTGACGGTGTCATGTCTTCTTGCATAGATTGTTTTCTATCTGGCGGTGATCTCTACCTCTTTGAATATGGTGTCAATGCTGCTTTCTTTATTGCCAAAGCTAGAGGGGGTACCTGTACGCTTGCTGCGTCTGACCCACAACAAGATGTCCTTCATCGTGCTTTTTATCTTCTCCAGAATGGTTTTGGTAGTTATGACATTTTCAAAAACAACTGTGAAGACTTTGCAATATATTGCAAAACAGGTTTGCTCGTGTACACTAGCATTAGTGTGGGCAGGAGTGGACAGGCTGCTTCCTTTTTAGCAGCTGCAAGTGCTGTTATTTCTTCACCGCTTCGATTTTTGACTACTAGTTTTACTGGTCTGGGTGCTGTTGGTTGCGGCATGTATTGTGTCAGCCGATTGGTTTCTGATATCGGAATACGTCGTgatgttaaaaaaattccagtGGAGAGACTTACTGCTCCGTGTGGCCTAGATGAGGCAGAGTTTGCGACCGAAGTGGTCAAGACAGATTAA
- the LOC117621847 gene encoding uncharacterized protein LOC117621847, with product MPSSSCRTRTPLLPTTKANEGRRDRGGAREMGKRVGSRNSNESALTRWVQSVFGFVKFAEFEILFVLFFVIAFLVFKDLTSRPEYSQILVKKPGGGGFWPY from the exons ATGCCATCTTCGAGCTGTCGGACCCGAACCCCTTTACTACCAACTACCAAGGCAAACGAAGGCAGAAGAGACAGAGGAGGAGCAAGAGAGATGGGGAAGCGAGTCGGGAGCAGGAATTCGAACGAGTCGGCATTGACTCGGTGGGTTCAGTCGGTCTTTGGGTTCGTCAAATTCGCCGAGTTTGAAATCctgtttgttcttttcttcgtGATCGCGTTCCTCGTTTTCAAAGATCTC ACATCGAGGCCGGAATACAGTCAGATTCTCGTAAAAAAGCCAGGTGGAGGTGGTTTTTGGCCGTACTAG
- the LOC117621210 gene encoding uncharacterized protein LOC117621210 yields MASTSQRPLLIALLTLSIFAISATATRPCKTLFISSYSFSLRRLPSSSSSSGFVTVVTEISRLRPVRYDDLVIQPHEEDDKRTQAASLFPLIGTTSASSSSYDLNSLRDRTRDILSIVVSLLFGVGCGALTAATMYLAWSVFFSRYDNGSASSFDDDFYDASPKKIGYVKIPEVAADSVPTPPSPVKEAAAV; encoded by the coding sequence ATGGCGTCAACGAGTCAACGACCCCTCCTCATCGCCCTCCTAACCCTCTCGATCTTCGCAATCTCAGCCACCGCAACAAGGCCCTGCAAGACCCTCTTCATTTCCTCCTACTCCTTCTCCCTCCGCCGCCtcccctcctcctcttcctcctccggCTTCGTCACCGTCGTCACCGAGATCAGCCGACTCCGCCCCGTCCGCTACGACGACCTCGTCATCCAACCCCACGAAGAAGATGATAAGCGAACTCAGGCGGCGTCGCTCTTTCCCTTGATCGGAACGACGTCGGCCTCCTCCTCGTCCTACGACCTCAACTCTCTCCGCGATCGCACCAGGGACATCCTGAGCATCGTCGTTTCTCTGCTCTTCGGCGTCGGCTGCGGCGCTCTCACCGCAGCTACCATGTACTTGGCTTGGTCCGTCTTCTTCAGTCGCTACGACAATGGCTCTGCGTCTTCCTTCGATGACGATTTCTATGACGCCAGCCCTAAGAAAATAGGTTATGTAAAGATTCCGGAGGTGGCCGCGGACTCCGTGCCAACACCACCGTCCCCAGTCAAGGAAGCCGCCGCGGTGTGA
- the LOC117622507 gene encoding pentatricopeptide repeat-containing protein At5g66520-like: protein MKSSKRALSILDQCLTMAHIKQIQSHLTVSGTLFDPYAAAKIITFCTTSNSGDLRHAFQLFRHMPYRTTYIWNVVIRALAENNESMRAVSLYSDMIQSGLLPNNYTFSFLLRACADLSYLSFGLVLHCHAIRLGWESHDFVQNGLIHLYVTCDFINPARKLFAMSVYRDVVTWTALINGYVKSGQVVIARELFDQMPQKNAVSWSAMINGCVQVGLFREALELFVDMQVSGFLPNHAGIVGSLTACAFLGALDQGRWIHAYVNRKGMQLDRVLGTALVDMYTKCGCIETARAVFNEMPSRDVFAFTSLISGLANNGDSAGAILLFARMQDEGIAPNEVTFICVLSACSRMGLVDEGLRIFGSMTSTFRIQPGIQHYGCLVDLLGRAGMLEEAKKVVREMPMEPDSYVLGALLNACRVHGDVELGKEMVKRLSGKSLDHSGVHVLLSNIYASANQWDDVTVLRKGMEEKKVRKVPGCSLVEVNGEVFEFVAGDRSHVLMDEIMLASLVIDKHLKSRCFDRDDDKITE from the coding sequence atgaaaTCAAGTAAGAGAGCTCTATCAATCTTGGATCAATGTCTCACCATGGCGCATATCAAGCAAATTCAAAGCCACCTCACAGTTTCAGGTACCCTTTTCGACCCTTATGCAGCTGCCAAGATCATTACCTTCTGTACTACATCCAACTCCGGCGATTTACGACATGCGTTTCAACTCTTTCGTCATATGCCTTACCGAACCACCTACATTTGGAACGTCGTGATCAGAGCTTTAGCTGAGAACAATGAGTCCATGAGAGCCGTATCTCTATACAGTGATATGATTCAGAGTGGCTTATTGCCCAACAACTAcactttttcctttcttcttagAGCTTGCGCTGACCTCTCTTATCTCTCTTTTGGTTTGGTGCTCCATTGCCATGCCATTAGGCTTGGTTGGGAATCTCACGATTTTGTGCAGAACGGGTTGATCCATTTGTACGTGACTTGTGATTTCATAAACCCAGCTCGTAAATTGTTTGCCATGAGCGTATATAGAGATGTTGTTACCTGGACTGCATTGATTAATGGGTATGTCAAGTCTGGCCAAGTTGTCATTGCACGGGAGCTGTTTGATCAAATGCCTCAAAAGAATGCAGTTTCTTGGAGCGCTATGATTAATGGGTGTGTGCAAGTTGGGTTGTTTAGGGAGGCCTTGGAGCTTTTTGTCGATATGCAGGTGTCTGGATTTTTGCCTAACCACGCCGGGATTGTTGGTTCACTCACTGCTTGTGCTTTTCTTGGTGCACTGGATCAGGGAAGATGGATACATGCATATGTCAACAGGAAGGGGATGCAATTAGATAGAGTGTTGGGCACTGCTCTCGTCGACATGTACACAAAGTGTGGTTGTATTGAAACTGCTCGTGCTGTATTTAATGAGATGCCGAGTAGGGATGTCTTTGCTTTTACTTCTTTGATTTCGGGGCTTGCCAATAACGGTGATAGTGCAGGTGCCATTTTGCTGTTTGCGAGAATGCAGGATGAAGGAATTGCACCTAATGAAGTTACATTTATATGTGTGTTGAGTGCTTGCAGCCGAATGGGCTTGGTGGATGAGGGATTGCGTATATTTGGAAGTATGACTAGTACTTTCAGGATACAGCCAGGCATCCAGCACTATGGTTGTTTGGTAGATTTACTAGGGAGAGCTGGGATGCTAGAAGAGGCAAAGAAGGTTGTGAGAGAGATGCCCATGGAACCAGACTCTTACGTCTTGGGTGCATTGCTCAATGCTTGTAGAGTTCATGGAGATGTTGAGTTGGGTAAAGAAATGGTTAAGCGCTTGTCCGGGAAAAGTTTAGACCACAGTGGTGTGCATGTTCTTCTTTCAAACATCTATGCCTCTGCCAACCAGTGGGATGATGTCACAGTGCTAAGGAAGGGAATGGAGGAAAAAAAGGTGAGAAAGGTGCCGGGTTGTAGCTTAGTTGAAGTTAACGGCGaggtttttgagtttgttgcTGGAGATAGGTCGCATGTGCTCATGGACGAAATCATGTTGGCGTCGCTTGTAATTGACAAGCATCTAAAGTCCCGTTGCTTTGACAGGGATGATGACAAAATAACTGAGTAA